TCTTCAATGCGCATAATCACTGAATTTTAGTGGTTTATCACCAAAATCACAGAGCCCAACTTAGGGTTTTTAATTACTGATAAATCTGTATAGTGAAATTGACAGCCTTGCTCTTAAATGGAGGCTGATTTATTTCCTTTGAATTTAAGCCCCGCAAGGGGCTTCTTTTTTGGACTACTTCTCGACAAAAGCCCGCTCGAAGACATAGTCGCCCAACTCTCCAGAGGATGGAGAGACCTTAAAGCCCCGTTGATCCAATAACTCACTGGTTTCTTTCAGCATTCCCGGGCTGCCACAGATCATGGCGCGATCCACTGCGGGATCCAATGGGGGCAATCCAATATCGGTAAATAGTTTTCCAGATTCAATCGCGGTAGTTAATCGACCCGTATGCGAATAGGCCTCGCGTGTCACGGTGGGGTAGTAAATCAGTTGATTGCGGACCAACTCGCCCAAAAACTCATCATTGGGTAATTCGTTTGTGAGGTACTCTTGATAGGCAAGCTCACTCACTACGCGTACGCCATGAACTAAAACAATTTTCTCAAACCGCTCATAGGTATCTGGATCGCGAATAATGCTCAAAAACGGAGCCAAGCCGGTTCCCGTACTAAATAAATACAAATGCTTTCCCGGGTTAAGATCATCAATCACCAAGGTACCAACCGATTTCTCACTCACAAGAATAGGGTCACCTACCTGAATGTGCTGTAGTCGCGAAGTTAATGGGCCATTGGGTACTTTGATACTAAAGAACTCCAAATGCTCCTCATAGTTCGGACTCACCACACTATAGGCGCGAGCCAATGGCTTGCCATCCACCTCAAGGCCGATCATTAAGAAATGGCCGTTTCGAAAGCGTAGTCCACGATTTCGGGTGGTTGTAAAACTAAATAAACTTTCGTTCCAGTGTTTGACAGAGAGTACGCGCTCTGTTTGATAGGTAGCCATAACTATTCGGGTGTTCGCATATAAGAATCAATCCATCCATTGTAATGAATGGACTTATAGCGCTGGATAATCGGTATAACCCTTTTCATTGCCACCATAGAACGTGGCGCGCTGATAGGGATTTAATGGAGCGTTTAACTCAAAGCGTTTTGGTAAATCTGGGTTCGCAATAAATAGTCTGCCAAATGCAATCGCATCAGCCTCGCCATCGGCAATCGCTTTCTCAGCACTAGCTTGGTCAAAGCCGCCAGCCAATACTACCTTCCCGGTAAATAAAGAACGAAATAGTTGACCTGTGCGAGGCGCATCAGCCACCAGCTGATCATTGCCGCCTGCAGTCGTTGCGCGCGGTTCAATCAAATGCAGATACGACAGATTGAATGGATTGAGTGCGTTAATCAAATAGGCAAATAAACCTTTCGGATCGGAATCAGCAATATCGTTGAATGTGCCATAAGGCGATAAACGAATTCCGACACGACCACTACCCCAAATAGGAATGATGGCCTCTAGTATTTCCAACACTAACTTGCAGCGATTGGCAATCGAGCCACCGTACACATCGGTACGCCGATTGGTACGATCTTGTAAAAACTGGTCTAACAAATAACCATTGGCTGCATGCAATTCCACACCATCAAATCCAGCGGCTTTAGCCTGCTGGGCAGCGTGCACATAGTCAGCTTTTAGTTTCTCAATTTCATCAAGCGTTAAGGCTCTTGGTTTTTCATACTCGGCCAAGGACCAAGATGCGGTATAGACCTTGCCTGCTGGCTGTATTGCTGAGGGAGCGACTGGCAAGCCTTCATCCGGATGAAGTGAGGAGTGAGAGATGCGTCCAACATGCCATAACTGCAAAACGATTTTGCCGCCCCGCGCATGCACTGCATCGGTCACAGTCCGCCATGCAGCCACTTGCGCATCACTATAAATTCCAGGGGTTGCTGGATAGCCTTTACCCAATGGCGAAATCTGCGTTGCTTCACTAATGATGAGGCCAGCAGAGGCACGCTGCGCATAGTACTCGGCTGCCAATGGTCCTGGTACCCCATCATCGCTCGCGCGCATCCGGGTTAGGGGTGCCATCAGGATTCGGTTTTCAAGAGAGAGTAAGCCAAGCGTGACGGGGGTGAATAAATTCATTGCCAACCTTTATTAAGTTCCATGTAAAGTGTGGATTTTATAGGCTATCCATATAATTTTCTGATGAACACCACAGCGAAATTTCAGGCGGGCGATCAATTAATCCATTTGAAATCAGGTGGACTCTATCGTGTGATTGGTCTGGGTAAGATTGAAGCTAATCTCGAAGATGTATATATCTATGAGGCGATGCGCAACCAAACGCTATGGGTCAGACCCAAGGCAGAGATGGAAGATGGTCGCTTTGTAAAGCAACTCGGATGACGATTCGATGTTTTTAGAAGAACATGATTTACAAACTTCCACCAAGATCGACACCTTGGAAGCAAAGTACCGCGAGATTGACGCATTTACGCGTCAACTGTTTGCCGATATGGATGAGGCAGAACGGACCCAGCATGAAGCCATCAAGCGTCGCTTTGGGGACCTCAAAATGACTCTGTTTCAAAACTCAGACCACATCTTGAGTCAGGCCAACCATCCTGATTCAGGGTCTGCCCAAAAGGCACTTCGCGAAGCACAACTCAATATGATGTTCGATTGGGAACAATTTGGGCTTACAGAGGATATGTTTTTCAAGTTATATCAATGCCACCGTAATCAACTGATTGGTGATGCCGATCTGAAAGCCCGAGCTACTTTAATCGAACAGATATTGACTATTGAAATCAATCTCACCTTGCTCTTCAAAATCCGTCAGCTGACTCCATGAGCCTTCGTAAAATCCTACTAATCCTTTCTTGTTCTCTCTTTGCTGGGCTTACACACGCTCAGGCGACATTTGTCGTCGTCGCTGCCAATATGAAAGATGCGTTCTCTGAGATTCAGAATCAGTTCCAGAAAGAAAACAAGGGTGAATTAAAGGTCATCTATGGCTCCTCCGGAAACTTTGCCTCACAAATCATGAACGGCGCTCCGTTTCATTTGTTTATCTCCGCGGACGAGCAATACCCCCTTGAATTATTCAAAAAAGGTAAAACGATAAACGAAGGGACCGTCTATGCCATCGGAAAATTAGCGCTGATTACAAATAAAGGTAAAGGAATTGCTCTAGATGGCTCCAGAGGAAAAATGGCAGATGCCATTAAGAAAGCAAACAAGATTGCTCTGGCAAAGCCTGAACTCGCACCGTATGGTCGGGCTAGTGTTGAGTATTTAAAAGCCAATAATCTTTGGGAGCTGGCGAACTCGAAGATTGTGTATGCCGACAATATTGCGATGGCAGCAATGTTTGTAACGACAGGCTCTGCTGACATCGGCTTTACAGCCCTCTCTATCGCCAAATCATCAGCCCTTGCCAGACAGATCTCCTCTGTTGAACTAAACGATGGCTATCAACCAATTAAACAAAGGATGGTATTAATTAAAAATCCTACTCCAGATGCAATACGGCTCTACGAGTTTATGCAAGCGCCCAAAGCAAAAGAGATATTGATGGCCCACGGTTATCAAATTGCACAGTAATCGCAATAATTGGCTTGTTTTGCTACAATTCTCAGTTCGGCGAATTAGCTCAGCTGGTTAGAGCGACGGAATCATAAGCTCGAAGTTTCTGAAAAATCCTCAATCGTTTCAAAGACATAACGAAACCACAAAAGTTGGTGTGTGCACATTGTGCGACACACTAGACTACACACACCTTGGAGGCCTTATGA
This DNA window, taken from Polynucleobacter sp. HIN5, encodes the following:
- a CDS encoding ferredoxin--NADP reductase, whose protein sequence is MATYQTERVLSVKHWNESLFSFTTTRNRGLRFRNGHFLMIGLEVDGKPLARAYSVVSPNYEEHLEFFSIKVPNGPLTSRLQHIQVGDPILVSEKSVGTLVIDDLNPGKHLYLFSTGTGLAPFLSIIRDPDTYERFEKIVLVHGVRVVSELAYQEYLTNELPNDEFLGELVRNQLIYYPTVTREAYSHTGRLTTAIESGKLFTDIGLPPLDPAVDRAMICGSPGMLKETSELLDQRGFKVSPSSGELGDYVFERAFVEK
- a CDS encoding alkene reductase, with the translated sequence MNLFTPVTLGLLSLENRILMAPLTRMRASDDGVPGPLAAEYYAQRASAGLIISEATQISPLGKGYPATPGIYSDAQVAAWRTVTDAVHARGGKIVLQLWHVGRISHSSLHPDEGLPVAPSAIQPAGKVYTASWSLAEYEKPRALTLDEIEKLKADYVHAAQQAKAAGFDGVELHAANGYLLDQFLQDRTNRRTDVYGGSIANRCKLVLEILEAIIPIWGSGRVGIRLSPYGTFNDIADSDPKGLFAYLINALNPFNLSYLHLIEPRATTAGGNDQLVADAPRTGQLFRSLFTGKVVLAGGFDQASAEKAIADGEADAIAFGRLFIANPDLPKRFELNAPLNPYQRATFYGGNEKGYTDYPAL
- the modA gene encoding molybdate ABC transporter substrate-binding protein; translated protein: MSLRKILLILSCSLFAGLTHAQATFVVVAANMKDAFSEIQNQFQKENKGELKVIYGSSGNFASQIMNGAPFHLFISADEQYPLELFKKGKTINEGTVYAIGKLALITNKGKGIALDGSRGKMADAIKKANKIALAKPELAPYGRASVEYLKANNLWELANSKIVYADNIAMAAMFVTTGSADIGFTALSIAKSSALARQISSVELNDGYQPIKQRMVLIKNPTPDAIRLYEFMQAPKAKEILMAHGYQIAQ